In Rosa chinensis cultivar Old Blush chromosome 1, RchiOBHm-V2, whole genome shotgun sequence, a genomic segment contains:
- the LOC112200040 gene encoding probable LRR receptor-like serine/threonine-protein kinase At3g47570 — MESTWFFLVYCCMAASCLTMAAAQTNISTDQSALLALKAHISSDPHNLILTNWSTTIPICNWVGITCGAHHLRATALNLSYFDLQGTIPPQLGNLSFLVDIDLRNNSFHGHLPGELNRLRRLKFINFGANKFMGAIPSWFGLLSKLQSLYLFGNQFSGSIPATIFNLSVLQVIDFSYNQLSGSIPREIGNLTTLKEIFLDFNNFTEIPNEIGDLNQLEKLFVQKNALEGNIPMAVFNMSSLIILALLQNNLKGRLPDNMCQNLPHLQTLALGYNQFDGPLPSKFWQCNKLVDIFLARNSFSGSIPKWIGNATQLKEVELAENSLTGTIPHEIGNLPNLVWLSLNLNNLNGLIPNTIFNTSTAAFISLVGNKLSGSLPTNIGLGLPNLQEFYLGQNKLSGAIPKSISNASRLTMLSWPLNLLSGSIPSTLCALTNLQYLSLFENNLTIDTTTPEVNILSCLANLKKLRVLAFSSNPLNANLPISFRNHSTSLQNVYFQYCDMRGNIPDDLGNLSSLIALSLYNNKLSGSIPTSIGRLHNLQAMGLGYNKLQGHIPDELCQLQDLEFLGLSDNQLSGSIPSCLGHLASTLRNLYLGSNLLNSTIPSTLWGLSDILYLSLSSNNLSGSLSEDVGNLKAVVEIDLSNNHLSGSIPSNIGNLQSLVNLSLENNKFEGLIPSSLGKSLSLELLDLSENHLSGSIPKSLESLKYLQILNLSFNKLQGEIPTGGPFQNFSAQSFVSSGELCGAPRFRVPSCNNSTFEAHSTKASISILKYIIPGILSATFIVTSIWIVILCRRKNVETAKETSLLPQLLWRRVSHLELVRATNAFNESNLLGSGGFGSVYKGTFSDGTDVAIKVFNLQLEGAFKSFNVECEMLCNIRHRNLIKIISCCSQLDFKAMVLNYMPNGSLEKWLYSQNFCLNILQRLSIMIDVASALEYLHHGYGTPIVHCDLKPSNILLDENMCAHVSDFGIAKLMCGRDSMTQTITQATIGYMAPEYGMEGIVTRRGDVYSFGIVLMETFTRKKPTDEMFGDISLKQWVANSPLLDVVDANLLGTEEGNREFVNKREGLSSIMRLALTCSTESPEERINMQEALATLNKIKIKFFKDAAAGGAVVLNLPLVKQPFV, encoded by the exons ATGGAGAGCACTTGGTTCTTCCTGGTCTACTGTTGTATGGCAGCTAGCTGCTTAACTATGGCAGCAGCACAAACCAACATCAGCACAGACCAATCTGCTCTTCTTGCTCTCAAAGCCCATATCAGTAGTGACCCTCATAACTTGATCTTGACCAATTGGTCAACCACTATTCCCATTTGCAATTGGGTTGGCATTACATGTGGTGCACACCACCTTAGAGCCACAGCCTTGAACCTCTCCTACTTTGATCTCCAAGGCACTATTCCTCCTCAGCTAGGCAACCTATCATTTCTTGTTGATATTGACTTGAGAAATAACAGTTTCCATGGCCATTTGCCGGGGGAATTGAATCGTCTGCGCCGGTTGAAGTTCATTAACTTTGGAGCCAACAAATTTATGGGAGCCATTCCATCGTGGTTCGGGCTCTTATCTAAACTTCAATCATTATATTTGTTTGGTAATCAATTTTCAGGTTCCATACCAGCGACTATCTTCAACTTATCTGTGCTGCAAGTAATTGATTTTAGCTATAACCAACTATCAG GTAGCATACCGAGAGAAATTGGAAACTTAACAACGTTGAAGGAGATCTTCCTTGATTTTAACAATTTCACAG aaattccAAATGAAATAGGAGATTTAAATCAACTGGAGAAGTTGTTTGTGCAAAAAAATGCCCTAGAAGGAAATATTCCTATGGCTGTCTTCAATATGTCTTCTTTGATTATTTTGGCTCTACTTCAAAACAACTTGAAGGGCAGACTTCCAGATAATATGTGCCAAAATCTTCCTCATCTTCAAACGTTGGCTTTGGGTTACAACCAGTTTGATGGTCCACTTCCATCCAAATTTTGGCAATGCAACAAACTTGTTGATATATTTTTGGCTCGTAACAGCTTCAGTGGAAGTATACCCAAATGGATTGGAAACGCAACCCAGTTAAAGGAAGTTGAACTTGCGGAAAACAGTTTAACAG GTACCATACCGCATGAGATTGGTAATCTTCCAAATTTAGTGTGGTTAAGCCTCAATTTAAATAATCTCAATGGCCTCATCCCAAACACAATTTTCAACACATCCACAGCAGCGTTTATAAGTCTAGTTGGTAACAAGCTCTCAGGCAGCCTCCCAACAAATATAGGTCTTGGGCTTCCAAATCTACAAGAGTTCTACTTGGGACAAAATAAATTGAGCGGAGCAATCCCCAAATCCATCTCTAATGCTTCTCGGCTCACCATGCTAAGCTGGCCGCTTAACTTACTTTCTGGCTCTATTCCTAGCACTCTATGTGCTTTAACAAACCTTCAGTATCTTTCCTTATTTGAGAATAATTTAACTATTGATACTACTACTCCAGAAGTAAATATTCTCTCTTGCTTAGCAAATCTTAAAAAGTTGAGGGTCTTAGCCTTCTCAAGCAATCCATTAAATGCCAACCTCCCTATTTCCTTTCGGAATCATTCTACATCTCTTCAAAATGTCTACTTTCAATACTGTGACATGAGAGGTAATATTCCTGACGATCTAGGAAACTTGAGCAGCTTGATAGCCTTATCCTTGTATAACAACAAATTAAGTGGATCAATTCCAACCTCAATTGGAAGACTACATAATCTCCAAGctatgggtttgggttacaaCAAATTGCAAGGACACATCCCAGATGAACTTTGTCAACTACAAGACCTAGAATTTTTAGGGTTGAGTGATAACCAACTCTCTGGCTCTATACCTTCTTGCTTGGGTCATCTAGCCTCCACACTAAGAAATCTATATCTGGGGTCCAATTTATTGAATTCCACAATACCATCTACCTTGTGGGGACTTTCAGATATCTTGTACCTTAGCTTGTCATCCAATAATTTAAGTGGATCTCTCTCGGAAGATGTTGGTAATCTGAAAGCTGTCGTAGAGATAGATTTATCAAACAACCACTTATCCGGTAGCATACCGAGCAACATTGGGAATCTACAAAGCCTGGTGAATCTCTCCTTGGAGAATAATAAGTTCGAAGGCCTTATTCCTAGTTCACTTGGCAAGTCGCTTAGCTTGGAACTTTTGGATTTATCTGAAAACCATCTGTCTGGATCGATTCCAAAGTCACTCGAATCTCTCAAATATCTCCAGATTTTGAATTTGTCTTTCAACAAACTCCAAGGAGAAATCCCAACAGGTGGACCTTTCCAAAACTTCTCTGCTCAATCATTTGTGTCAAGTGGTGAACTCTGTGGTGCACCCCGATTTCGTGTCCCATCATGCAATAATAGTACATTTGAAGCACATTCAACTAAAGCGAGCATATCCATCTTGAAATACATTATACCAGGGATCTTGTCAGCAACGTTCATAGTTACCTCCATTTGGATAGTGATACTATGTAGAAGAAAGAATGTGGAAACTGCAAAAGAGACTTCATTGTTACCTCAACTTCTATGGAGAAGAGTTTCACACCTCGAACTTGTTAGAGCAACAAATGCATTTAATGAAAGCAACTTACTTGGCAGCGGTGGTTTTGGCTCAGTATATAAAGGAACATTTTCTGATGGGACAGATGTGGCTATAAAGGTTTTCAATTTACAGCTAGAAGGGGCGTTCAAGAGTTTCAATGTTGAGTGTGAAATGCTATGCAACATCCGTCATCGAAATCTTATCAAAATCATCAGTTGTTGCAGTCAACTTGATTTCAAAGCTATGGTACTGAACTACATGCCTAATGGGAGCCTTGAGAAGTGGTTGTATTCTCAAAACTTTTGTCTGAATATCCTGCAGAGATTGAGTATTATGATTGATGTTGCGTCGGCATTGGAATACCTTCATCATGGCTATGGAACCCCTATTGTTCACTGTGATTTGAAGCCCAGCAATATCCTACTGGATGAGAATATGTGTGCACATGTTTCTGACTTTGGCATTGCAAAACTCATGTGCGGAAGAGATTCAATGACCCAAACCATTACTCAAGCCACAATTGGATATATGGCCCCAG AGTACGGAATGGAAGGAATAGTTACCAGAAGAGGGGATGTTTACAGTTTTGGTATTGTATTGATGGAAACATTCACAAGAAAGAAGCCAACAGATGAGATGTTTGGGGACATCAGTTTGAAGCAGTGGGTTGCAAATTCACCATTACTTGATGTTGTGGATGCCAACTTACTTGGGACAGAAGAAGGGAATCGTGAATTTGTGAATAAGAGGGAGGGTTTATCATCCATTATGAGATTAGCTCTAACTTGTTCCACCGAATCACCAGAAGAGAGGATAAATATGCAAGAGGCTCTAGCCACTCTAAACAAAATTAAGATCAAGTTTTTCAAGGACGCTGCTGCAGGAGGAGCTGTGGTGTTGAACCTTCCTCTTGTTAAGCAGCCCTTTGTATAG